From Xanthomonas sp. 10-10:
TTTGTCCATGATCGCGCCGTGCTTGGTGATCAGCTCGTCCATCACCAGCGTGCGCGACAGCGTGTCGATCCAGGCGCGCTGGTCGAAGTCGGTCGACGAGGCGCGCGGCGGCCAGCCGCCGGGCACGGTGTAGTAATGCAGGCTCAGGCCGTCCATCAGCGTGCCGGCCTCGCGCATCATCACCTCGGTCCAGTGGTAGTCGTCGTTGTTGGGGCCGGGCGCGATCTTGAGGATCTTCTGGTTGGCCGGCGCCTTGACGAAGGTCTGGTAGCGCCGATACACGTCGGCCGCGTATTCCACCCGCATGTTGCCGCCGCAGCCCCAAAGTTCGTTGCCCACGCCGAAGTAGGGCACCTGCCAGGGCATATTGCGGCCGTTGGCGCGGCGCTCGCTGGCCAGGCTGGAGCGTGTGGGCGCGGTCATGTATTCGGTCCACTGCGCAATCTCGTCCGGCGCCGCATTGCCGACGTTGCCGGCGATGTAGGCCTGGGTGCCGAGCAACTCGGTGAAGTCCATGAACTCGTGGGTGCCGAACCGGTTCGATTCTTCCACGCCACCCCAATGCGTGTTGACCCGGATCGGGCGCTTGGCCGGGTTACCCACGCCATCGCGCCAGTGGTATTCATCGGCAAAGCAACCGCCCGGCCAGCGGATGTTCGGCACTGCGATGGCTTTCAGCGCGGCGAGCACGTCGTTGCGGTATCCGCGCGTATTGGCAATCGGGGAGTCTTCGCCCACCCACACGCCGCCGTAGATGCCGGTGCCAAGATGCTCGGCAAACTGGCCAAACAGCTGCCGCGAGACCTGCGCGCCCGGTTGGTCCGCACGCAGCGTCCCGGTCACCTTGACCTCGGCGGCAGAAGTGCTACATGCGCCGGTCGCCAGGGCCGCCGCAACGACGGTATGCGTCAGCCGCCTGCAGGCTGTCCGCAACGTGAGGGAATTCCACTGCATCGGCTTGGCGCTCCTGTGTTGGTCGTCGGGGTGGTCACGCGCCGCTGCTGTAGCAGTGCGGCGGTAGCGTAGTGCGTGCTGCCGCCGTTTGTCGTGTTGCAGCGCGAGCGAAGCAGGCGGGCACGGCCGCGCGCACCGATAGGTGGTTGTGGAGTGTGCCGCCGAGATGTGCGCAAGGGCATGGTCGGCAGATGCGTGACACCGCTATGCTCGCCAGCTTCCATCAGTGGCGGGGCGATTCATGCAGCGAGTGTTCGGGCAGTTGCCAGACGGTGTCGAGGTCCACGCGCTTACCCTGCGCAGCGATGCCGGGCTGGAGGCCGAAGTGCTGACCTATGGCGGCATCCTGCACGCGCTGCGGCTGACCACCGCACAGGGCGTGGTGCCGTTGCTGCTGGCCTTGCCGGACCTGTCTTCCTACGCGGACGATGGCGACAGCCTCAATATCCTGGTGGGCCGCTTCGGCAATCGCATCGCCGGTGCGCGCTACACCCTGGATGGGGTGACGCACGTGCTCGCAGCCAACGAGGGGCGCAACCAGCTGCACGGCGGCCTGCGTGGGTTCGGCCGACGCGTGTGGAGCGTGCTGGAGCAGAGCGCCGATCAGGTACTGCTGGGTTACCACTCGCCCGATGGCGAAGAAGGCTACCCCGGCAATCTGCAGGTGCGTGCGCGTCTGGCACTGCACGAGCGCAGCCTGCAACTGGACTTCCAGGCGCATTGCGATGCCGCCACGCCGTTGAACCTGACCCACCACCCGTACTTCAACCTGTCGGGCAACCCGCAGACGCGGGCGGCATCGCAGGTGTTGCGCGTGCCGGCCGACCGCTATCTGCCGGTAGATGTCGAGTCGATACCGACCGGCGAGATCGCCCCGGTGACCGGCACGCCCTTCGACTTCCGCACGCCTGCCGCGCTGGCCGACCGGATCGACCCCGCGCATCCGCAAGTGGTGCTCGGCAAGGGGTATGACCAGTGCCTGGTGCTGGCGGACGGCGCGGACCGCGCGGCCGAGCTGTACTCGCCGCACAGTGGCGTAGCGCTGCGCATGACCAGCGATGCCCCGGCAGTGCAGCTCTACGAGGGGCAGCATCTGGATGCCCATCACCCCGGACTGGGGCGCGGTGTCTGCCTGGAGCCGCAGGACTACCCGGACGCCCCCAATCACCCCAACTTCCCATCCACGATCCTGCGCCCGGGCGAGACCTACCGCCGCCGTATCGTCTATCGCTTCGCCATCCCCGGACCGGACCAGCCGTGGGATGTGGTCAGTGCGGCGCTGGATGCTTGAGGCTCGGCGTCGGGCAATAGGATGCCACTGCGCTGCGCGGCTCGTGTCTGAAACAGGCGTTGCTGCGTTTGGTAATGCGCACATATGGAGCGCGCGCGTCAGCCGGGCGCCAGCGACGCGGCGAAAGCGGTATACGCGCATTGCACGAAAGCCTGCGCATCGGTCGGATCAGTCTGGCTGGCTTGCTATTGCATGCGCGCCGCAGCTGGGCAGTTCCGGGCCTGCGCTCTGAAGCGCATCGCCCGCGGATTCGCAAGGACGCCCGATGGTTGCGTCAGTGACATCGACGTGCAGTGACCCAGGGTCGGACACACTCCGGCATGCCGTCCCGCGGCGATGACGCCCGGAACAGCTCCACGTCCACCGCCATCAACGCGGTCCCAGCACCAGCTCGATCACGAACTTGCTGCCGAAGAATGACAGCACCAGCAATGCCATCGCGGTCAGCGTCCAGTGCACCGCCTTGCTGCCGCGCCAGCCGTTGCGCCAGCGGCCGACCAGCAGCGCGCCGAACACGATCCACGACAGGATGCTGAGCACGGTCTTGTGCAACAGCCGCTGCGCCAGGAAATCCTGCACGAACAGCAGCCCGGTCAACAGGGTCAGGCTCAGCAGCACGAAGCCCACCGTGATCGTGCGGAACAGCAAGGTTTCCAGCTCGGTCAACGGCGGCAGCGCACGCAACCAGGTATGGAAATCGCGTCGCCGCAGCGCACGCTCCTGCAGCCACAGCATGATCGCCAGCAGCGCGGCGATGCCCAGGGTGGCATAGGCCAGCAAGGCCATCCAGGCG
This genomic window contains:
- the ccsA gene encoding cytochrome c biogenesis protein CcsA, encoding MTIVLIAFASYLLATALLTQAVLRDGNQAPARWLAPALAAVALHAGYHVLVAFRTAGGPDMHFFAALSLCGLGMAALTAVFGGRGRMAAVGVVVFPLSAILLACYHAYGHEPSADLGWRLELHAWMALLAYATLGIAALLAIMLWLQERALRRRDFHTWLRALPPLTELETLLFRTITVGFVLLSLTLLTGLLFVQDFLAQRLLHKTVLSILSWIVFGALLVGRWRNGWRGSKAVHWTLTAMALLVLSFFGSKFVIELVLGPR
- a CDS encoding alpha-L-arabinofuranosidase C-terminal domain-containing protein, with the protein product MQWNSLTLRTACRRLTHTVVAAALATGACSTSAAEVKVTGTLRADQPGAQVSRQLFGQFAEHLGTGIYGGVWVGEDSPIANTRGYRNDVLAALKAIAVPNIRWPGGCFADEYHWRDGVGNPAKRPIRVNTHWGGVEESNRFGTHEFMDFTELLGTQAYIAGNVGNAAPDEIAQWTEYMTAPTRSSLASERRANGRNMPWQVPYFGVGNELWGCGGNMRVEYAADVYRRYQTFVKAPANQKILKIAPGPNNDDYHWTEVMMREAGTLMDGLSLHYYTVPGGWPPRASSTDFDQRAWIDTLSRTLVMDELITKHGAIMDKYDPGKKVALVVDEWGTWYAGLPDANPGFLHQQNSLRDALVAALNIDIFSTHAERVRMANIAQMVNVLQAMILTDGDRMVLTPTYHVFALYKPYQDATHLPLQLQTPEYRHGNTHVPAVHGSAVKAKDGHVYVALTNLDASVPASVRVDVQGLSARRVDGQILTAPAITAHNTFAQPRVVEPKAFNGARLQAKVLTVALPAHSVVMLKLQ
- a CDS encoding aldose epimerase family protein; protein product: MQRVFGQLPDGVEVHALTLRSDAGLEAEVLTYGGILHALRLTTAQGVVPLLLALPDLSSYADDGDSLNILVGRFGNRIAGARYTLDGVTHVLAANEGRNQLHGGLRGFGRRVWSVLEQSADQVLLGYHSPDGEEGYPGNLQVRARLALHERSLQLDFQAHCDAATPLNLTHHPYFNLSGNPQTRAASQVLRVPADRYLPVDVESIPTGEIAPVTGTPFDFRTPAALADRIDPAHPQVVLGKGYDQCLVLADGADRAAELYSPHSGVALRMTSDAPAVQLYEGQHLDAHHPGLGRGVCLEPQDYPDAPNHPNFPSTILRPGETYRRRIVYRFAIPGPDQPWDVVSAALDA